One window from the genome of Saimiri boliviensis isolate mSaiBol1 chromosome 2, mSaiBol1.pri, whole genome shotgun sequence encodes:
- the RFX7 gene encoding DNA-binding protein RFX7, whose amino-acid sequence MAEEQQQPPPQQPDAHQQLPPSVPNSGVALPALVPGLPGTEASALQHKIKNSICKTVQSKVDCILQEVEKFTDLEKLYLYLQLPSGLSNGEKSDQNAMSSSRAQQMHAFSWIRNTLEEHPETSLPKQEVYDEYKSYCDNLGYHPLSAADFGKIMKNVFPNMKARRLGTRGKSKYCYSGLRKKAFVHMPTLPNLDFHKTGDGLEGAEPSGQLQNVDEEVISSACRLVCEWAQKVLSQPFDNILELARFLVKSHYIGTKSMAALTVMAAAPAGIKGITQPSAFIPTAESNSFQPQVKTLPSPIDAKQQLQRKIQKKQQEQKLQSPLPGESSAKKSESATSNGVTNIPNGNPSILSPQPIGIVVAAVPSPIPVQRTRQLVTSPSPMSSSDGKVLPLNVQVVTQHMQSVKQAPKTPQNVPASPGGDRSARHRYPQILPKPANTSALTIRSPTTVLFTSSPIKTAVVPASHVSSLNVVKMTTISLTPSNSNTPLKHSASVSSATGTTEESRSIPQIKNGSVVSLQSPGSRTSSAGGTSAVEVKVEPETSSDEHPVQCQENSDGAKAPQTPNALLGQKSNTDGALQKPSNEGVIEIKATKVCDQRTKCKSRCNEILPGTSTGNNQSTVTLSVASQNLTFTSTSSPSNGDSINKDPKLCTKSPRKRLSSTLQETQVPPVKKPIVEQHSAATTEGQKQGSVKKDQKVPHSGKTEGSTAGAQIPSKVSENVNSHIGANQPLNSPALVISDSALEQPTTPSSSPDIKVKLEGSVFLLDSDSKSVGSFNPNGWQQIPKDSEFISASCEQQQDISVMTIPEHSDINDLEKSVWELEGMPQDTYSQQLHTQIQESSLNPIQAHSSDQLPLQSELKEFEPSVSQTNESYFPFDDELTQDSIVEELVLMEQQMSMNNSHSYGNCLGMTLQSQSVTPGAPMSSHTSSTHFYHPIHSNGTPIHTPTPTPTPTPTPTPTPTPTSEMIAGSQSLSRESPCSRLAQTTPVDSALGSSRHTPIGTPHSNCSSSVPPSPVECRNPFAFTPISSSMAYHDASIVSSSPVKPMQRPMATHPDKTKLEWMNNGYSGVGNSSVSGHGILPSYQELVEDRFRKPHAFAVPGQSYQSQSRHHDTHFGRLTPVSPVQHQGATVNNTNKQEGFAVPAPLDNKGTNSSASSNFRCRSVSPAVHRQRNLSGSTLYPVSNIPRSNVTPFGSPVTPEVHVFTNVHTDTCANNIAQRSQSVPLTVMMQTAFPNALQKQANSKKITNVLLSKLDSDNDDAVRGLGMNNLPSNYTARMNLTQILEPSTIFPSANPQNMIDSSTSVYEFQTPSYLTKSNSTDQINFSPGDNQAQSEIGEQQLDFNSTVKDLLSGDSLQPNQQLVGQVASDLTNTASDFSSDIRLSSELSGSINDLNTLDPNLLFDPGRQQGQDDEATLEELKNDPLFQQICNESMNSMTSSGFEWIESKDHPTVEMLG is encoded by the exons GAGCTATTGTGACAATCTTGGTTACCATCCATTAAGTGCTGCTGATTTTGGAAAGATCATGAAAAACGTCTTTCCAAATATGAAGGCACGTCGTTTGGGCACAAGAGGCAAATCTAA ATATTGCTACAGTGgactaagaaaaaaagcttttgttCATATGCCAACACTGCCCAACCTTGACTTTCACAAAACTGGAGACGGG ttGGAAGGAGCCGAACCTTCTGGGCAGCTTCAAAATGTAGATGAAGAAGTTATCTCTTCTGCTTGCCGTCTTGTGTGTGAATGGGCCCAGAAAGTGTTAAGCCAACCATTTGACAACATCTTGGAATTAGCCCGCTTCCTTGTAAAAAGTCACTATATAGGCACCAAGTCAATGGCAGCTCTAACTGTAATGGCAGCAGCACCAGCAG gaATTAAAGGAATTACCCAGCCTTCTGCTTTTATACCTACAGCTGAAAGTAATTCCTTTCAGCCTCAGGTGAAGACTTTGCCATCTCCAATTGATGCTAAACAGCAGTTGCAACGGAAAATCCAAAAGAAGCAGCAAGAGCAGAAACTACAATCCCCTTTGCCAGGAGAATCCTCagcaaaaaaatcagaaagtgctACAAGCAATGGAGTAACTAATATTCCTAATGGAAATCCTTCAATCCTTTCTCCTCAACCTATTGGTATCGTTGTGGCAGCTGTCCCTAGTCCCATTCCG GTCCAGCGGACTAGGCAATTGGTAACTTCACCAAGTCCAATGAGTTCTTCTGATGGCAAAGTTCTTCCACTCAATGTACAGGTGGTCACTCAGCACATGCAGTCCGTGAAGCAGGCACCAAAGACTCCCCAGAACGTTCCAGCCAGTCCTGGTGGAGATCGTTCTGCCCGGCACCGTTACCCTCAGATCTTACCCAAACCAGCCAACACCAGTGCACTCACCATTCGCTCTCCAACTACTGTCCTCTTTACTAGCAGTCCCATCAAAACTGCTGTTGTACCCGCTTCACACGTGAGTTCTCTAAATGTGGTGAAAATGACAACAATATCCCTCACACCCAGCAACAGTAACACCCCTCTTAAACATTCTGCCTCAGTCAGCAGTGCTACAGGAACAACAGAAGAATCAAGGAGTATTCCACAGATTAAGAATGGTTCTGTCGTATCACTTCAGTCTCCTGGGTCCAGGACCAGCAGCGCAGGGGGAACATCTGCTGTGGAAGTTAAAGTGGAACCTGAAACATCATCGGATGAGCATCCTGTACAATGCCAAGAGAACTCTGATGGGGCTAAAGCTCCCCAAACACCTAATGCCCTTTTGGGGCAGAAAAGTAATACAGATGGAGCACTGCAGAAACCTTCAAATGAAGGTGTcattgaaataaaagcaactAAGGTCTGTGACCAGAGGACCAAATGTAAAAGTCGCTGTAATGAGATTCTGCCAGGCACATCAACAGGCAATAATCAAAGCACTGTCACTCTGTCAGTTGCTTCTCAGAACTTAACTTTCACCAGCACCAGCTCACCGTCTAATGGTGACTCAATCAATAAAGACCCTAAATTATGTACTAAAAGCCCAAGAAAACGACTGTCTTCTACATTGCAAGAGACCCAGGTGCCTCCTGTAAAGAAACCAATTGTGGAACAGCATTCAGCAGCTACCACAGAAGGGCAGAAACAAGGCAGTGTTAAGAAGGACCAAAAGGTTCCACATTCAGGGAAAACAGAAGGTTCAACAGCAGGTGCTCAGATTCCTAGCAAGGTATCAGAAAATGTCAATTCACACATAGGAGCGAATCAACCCTTGAATTCTCCTGCCCTTGTTATCAGTGATTCAGCTTTGGAACAGCCAACAACTCCATCATCATCTCCAGATATAAAAGTAAAACTTGAAGGAAGTGTCTTTCTCTTGGACAGTGATTCAAAGTCAGTTGGCAGCTTTAACCCAAATGGATGGCAACAAATCCCTAAGGATTCTGAGTTTATATCTGCCAGTTGTGAACAACAGCAAGATATCAGTGTTATGACAATTCCTGAGCACTCTGATATCAATGACTTAGAAAAATCTGTTTGGGAATTAGAAGGAATGCCACAAGACACATACAGCCAGCAGCTACATACCCAGATACAAGAATCTTCTTTGAATCCAATACAAGCACATTCTTCAGATCAGTTACCTCTGCAATCTGAACTGAAGGAGTTTGAGCCTTCTGTTTCCCAGACAAATGAAAGCTACTTTCCTTTTGATGATGAACTTACACAAGATAGTATTGTGGAAGAGCTGGTGCTTATGGAGCAGCAAATGTCAATGAACAATTCGCATTCCTATGGCAACTGTTTGGGAATGACCCTTCAGAGTCAGTCAGTAACTCCAGGAGCTCCAATGTCATCTCACACCTCCAGCACCCACTTCTATCATCCAATCCATAGCAATGGCACTCCAATCCACACACctacacccacacccacacccactcctactccaaccccaaccccaaccccaacatCTGAAATGATTGCTGGATCTCAGAGTCTGTCACGGGAGAGCCCTTGCTCCAGGCTAGCCCAGACTACACCTGTGGATAGTGCTTTAGGAAGTAGCCGACATACACCCATTGGTACTCCACATTCTAACTGCAGCAGTAGTGTCCCTCCCAGCCCTGTTGAATGCAGGAATCCATTTGCATTCACTCCAATAAGCTCCAGTATGGCATATCATGATGCCAGCATTGTGTCAAGTAGTCCCGTGAAACCGATGCAAAGACCCATGGCCACACACCCTGACAAAACAAAGCTTGAATGGATGAATAATGGGTATAGTGGGGTTGGTAATTCATCAGTTTCTGGCCATGGCATTCTCCCAAGCTATCAGGAACTAGTGGAAGACCGTTTCAGGAAACCTCATGCTTTTGCTGTGCCTGGACAGTCTTATCAGTCTCAATCCAGACATCATGACACTCATTTTGGTCGTTTGACTCCTGTCTCTCCTGTGCAGCATCAAGGTGCCACTGTAAATAACACCAACAAACAGGAGGGTTTTGCAGTCCCTGCCCCTCTTGATAATAAAGGAACTAATTCATCTGCCAGCAGCAACTTCAGATGCCGGAGTGTGAGCCCTGCTGTTCATCGCCAACGTAATCTTAGTGGAAGCACCCTCTATCCAGTATCTAATATCCCACGATCTAATGTGACCCCCTTTGGAAGTCCAGTAACCCCAGAAGTTCATGTTTTCACAAATGTTCACACAGACACATGTGCCAACAACATAGCTCAAAGAAGCCAATCAGTTCCATTAACAGTCATGATGCAGACAGCCTTCCCAAACGCTCTTCAGAAGCAAgcaaacagtaaaaaaataacCAATGTTTTGTTGAGTAAACTTGATTCTGACAATGATGACGCAGTGAGAGGTTTGGGAATGAACAACCTGCCCTCCAATTATACGGCCCGGATGAATCTCACTCAGATTTTAGAACCTTCTACTATTTTTCCTAGTGCCAACCCACAAAATATGATCGATTCCAGCACTTCTGTTTATGAATTCCAGACACCATCTTACCTCACCAAAAGTAACAGCACCGATCAGATCAATTTTTCTCCTGGAGATAATCAAGCACAATCAGAAATTGGAGAGCAACAGTTAGATTTCAATAGCACTGTTAAAGACCTGTTGAGTGGAGACAGCTTGCAACCCAACCAGCAGCTGGTAGGTCAGGTAGCATCTGATCTCACTAATACTGCATCTGATTTCTCTAGCGATATCAGGTTGTCTTCTGAGCTCTCAGGCAGCATCAATGATTTGAACACTTTAGACCCAAATCTACTGTTTGATCCAGGTCGTCAGCAGGGACAAGATGATGAAGCTACACTGGAAGAATTAAAGAATGATCCATTATTTCAACAAATTTGCAATGAATCCATGAATTCTATGACTTCATCAGGTTTTGAATGGATAGAAAGCAAGGACCATCCTACTGTTGAAATGTTGG